Proteins from a single region of Mailhella massiliensis:
- the tnpA gene encoding IS200/IS605 family transposase, whose product MGDTKKLAHTQWNCKYHIVFAPKYRRQVFYGEKKRAIGEILRKLCEWKGVSIVEAECCPDHIHMLLEIPPKMSVSAFVGYLKGKSSLMIYEQFGELKFKYRNREFWCRGYYVDTVGKNKAKIAEYIRHQLAEDKHGDHLSIPYAGSPFTGRR is encoded by the coding sequence ATGGGTGACACAAAGAAGTTAGCGCATACGCAATGGAACTGTAAATATCACATAGTCTTTGCACCAAAATATCGCCGACAGGTTTTCTATGGAGAGAAGAAAAGGGCCATAGGAGAAATATTGCGGAAATTATGTGAGTGGAAGGGAGTGAGCATAGTAGAAGCAGAATGTTGTCCCGACCATATCCATATGTTGCTAGAGATACCGCCCAAGATGAGTGTATCGGCGTTTGTCGGATATTTGAAAGGAAAGAGCAGCCTGATGATATATGAGCAGTTCGGTGAGCTGAAGTTCAAATATCGTAATCGGGAGTTCTGGTGCCGTGGTTACTATGTCGACACGGTAGGTAAGAATAAGGCAAAGATAGCTGAGTACATCAGGCATCAACTGGCCGAGGATAAACACGGAGATCATCTGAGCATCCCATACGCCGGAAGCCCGTTTACGGGCCGCCGGTAA
- a CDS encoding heavy metal translocating P-type ATPase, translating to MNDKQISSGEAGGCACAQAFTLRPFAEEKERLDKDAHHVHDHHAHDGHQHEGCTCGHDHAAAEPVDASVLAAASDTVAVYRIMNMDCPMEEALIRKRLSSVQGITELEFNLMQRVLTVRHTLPSTHVIEEALVSIDMVPEKLGKAGAGPSPVAETPIAWKRLAAAGVFAALSEATELALAWTESAESSSFTGALPLLFALAAILLGGLGTYRKGWLAVSNLNLNINALMSVAVTGAVLIGQYPEAAMVMVLFNISEAIEARALNKARRAIGKLLALSPEKATMRRADGSWVETDIRSIPMGSLVRVRPGERVALDGVIRSGHSAVNQAPITGESIPVEKCEGDTVFAGTINTSGSFEFEVTAAASDTTLARIIHAVEEAQGRRAPMQRFVDAFARWYTPAVFLLSLLTAVFLPLGMGWAWRDAVYTALVLLVIGCPCALVISTPVSIVSGMAAATRSGILVKGGMFLEQGRLLRCLALDKTGTLTHGRPRLTDTVPWGGEEDSRTFLVAASLAARSDHPVSRAVAEGRESDLLNVEEFEAVPGQGVRGKVDGTLYHLGSYRMMTGLGLNAPELEARVSSLEEQGRTVVLLAGAKGVLALFAVADTMRESSRQAVRELKELGVHTVMLTGDNEKVARVIASQAGVEEYFAGLLPEDKLHAVEKLASRGGKVGMAGDGINDAPALARADIGFAMAGGGTDTAMETADVALMDDDLRKIPRFIRLSRATYAILVQNIALALGVKALFFVLTFSGCATMWMAVFADVGTALVVVANGLRAARK from the coding sequence ATGAACGACAAACAGATATCTTCCGGCGAAGCGGGCGGCTGCGCCTGTGCACAGGCCTTCACCCTGAGGCCTTTTGCCGAAGAAAAGGAACGGCTGGATAAGGACGCACATCACGTTCACGATCATCACGCGCATGACGGTCATCAGCATGAAGGCTGTACCTGCGGGCACGATCATGCCGCAGCGGAGCCTGTGGATGCATCCGTGCTGGCGGCGGCCTCAGACACGGTGGCCGTGTACCGCATCATGAACATGGACTGCCCCATGGAAGAGGCACTCATACGAAAGCGCCTTTCCTCCGTACAGGGAATTACGGAGCTGGAGTTCAATCTCATGCAGCGGGTGCTTACCGTACGCCACACGCTGCCTTCCACCCATGTCATTGAAGAGGCGCTTGTTTCCATAGACATGGTTCCCGAAAAGCTGGGAAAGGCCGGGGCCGGCCCCTCTCCCGTGGCGGAAACGCCCATTGCCTGGAAGCGGCTTGCCGCAGCGGGCGTATTCGCGGCGCTTTCCGAAGCCACGGAGCTTGCCCTTGCATGGACGGAAAGCGCGGAATCCTCTTCCTTTACGGGGGCGCTGCCGCTGCTGTTCGCCTTGGCGGCCATACTTCTCGGCGGCCTCGGCACCTATCGCAAGGGCTGGCTGGCCGTTTCCAACCTCAACCTCAACATCAACGCCCTCATGTCCGTGGCCGTTACCGGCGCCGTGCTCATCGGGCAGTACCCCGAAGCCGCCATGGTCATGGTGCTTTTCAACATATCCGAGGCCATCGAAGCCCGTGCCCTCAACAAGGCGCGCCGTGCCATAGGCAAACTTCTGGCGCTTTCCCCGGAAAAGGCCACCATGCGCCGTGCCGACGGTTCCTGGGTGGAAACGGACATACGCTCCATTCCCATGGGGAGCCTCGTCCGGGTACGGCCCGGCGAGAGGGTGGCGCTGGACGGCGTGATCCGCAGCGGTCATTCCGCCGTGAATCAGGCTCCCATCACCGGGGAAAGCATTCCCGTGGAGAAGTGCGAGGGCGATACCGTGTTTGCCGGAACCATCAATACATCGGGTTCCTTTGAATTCGAGGTGACGGCGGCCGCGTCGGATACCACGCTGGCCCGCATCATCCATGCGGTGGAAGAAGCTCAGGGGAGACGTGCGCCCATGCAGCGCTTCGTGGATGCCTTTGCCCGCTGGTACACCCCGGCAGTCTTTCTGCTTTCCCTGCTGACGGCGGTGTTTCTGCCCCTCGGCATGGGCTGGGCCTGGCGCGACGCCGTGTACACCGCCCTGGTGCTTCTGGTCATAGGGTGCCCCTGTGCGCTGGTGATTTCCACCCCCGTCAGCATCGTGAGCGGCATGGCTGCGGCCACGCGCAGCGGCATACTGGTGAAGGGCGGCATGTTTCTGGAACAGGGGAGGCTGCTGCGCTGCCTTGCCCTCGACAAAACGGGCACGCTTACCCATGGCCGTCCGCGCCTGACGGATACGGTTCCCTGGGGCGGGGAAGAGGATAGTCGGACCTTCCTTGTTGCCGCAAGTCTTGCCGCACGGTCGGATCATCCCGTTTCCCGCGCCGTGGCGGAGGGCCGGGAGAGCGACCTTCTGAACGTGGAGGAATTTGAAGCCGTTCCCGGGCAGGGCGTGCGCGGAAAGGTGGACGGCACGCTCTATCATCTCGGCAGCTACCGCATGATGACGGGGCTGGGGCTGAATGCTCCCGAGCTTGAGGCGCGCGTTTCGTCTCTGGAAGAACAGGGCAGGACCGTGGTGCTTCTTGCCGGTGCAAAGGGTGTGCTTGCGCTTTTCGCCGTGGCCGACACCATGCGGGAGAGCAGCAGGCAGGCGGTGCGGGAACTGAAGGAACTTGGCGTGCATACCGTCATGCTTACCGGCGATAACGAGAAGGTGGCGCGCGTCATCGCCTCGCAGGCCGGGGTGGAGGAATATTTCGCCGGTCTTCTGCCGGAAGACAAGCTGCACGCCGTGGAAAAACTTGCGTCCCGCGGGGGCAAGGTGGGCATGGCGGGCGACGGCATCAACGATGCTCCGGCTCTGGCCCGTGCGGACATAGGCTTCGCCATGGCGGGCGGAGGTACCGATACCGCCATGGAAACCGCCGATGTGGCCCTTATGGACGACGATTTGCGCAAAATTCCCAGGTTCATCCGTCTCTCGCGGGCAACCTATGCCATTCTTGTGCAGAATATCGCTCTGGCCCTGGGCGTGAAGGCGCTGTTCTTCGTCCTTACCTTCAGCGGCTGCGCCACCATGTGGATGGCCGTGTTCGCCGACGTGGGCACCGCTCTTGTCGTGGTGGCCAACGGTCTGCGGGCGGCAAGGAAATAG
- a CDS encoding ABC transporter permease, whose translation MKTGLKRHGMFLTGLAIVLTMSVLALLAPWLAPFDPAALNLDQILMPPSAEHLLGTDELGRDVLSRLLYGARVSLWVGFVAVGISTAIGIVLGLASGYFGGWTDELIMRGVDVMLCFPSFFLILAVIAFLEPSLTNIMVVIGLTSWMGVARLVRAETLSLRERDFIAASRLAGASSVRLLFVHILPNALAPVLVSATLGVAGAILVESSLSFLGLGVQPPDASWGNMLMDGKNTLEIAPWLSLYPGLAILVTVLGYNLLGESLRDMLDPRLRER comes from the coding sequence ATGAAGACCGGTCTGAAACGCCACGGTATGTTCCTTACCGGGCTCGCCATCGTGCTCACCATGAGCGTTCTCGCCCTGCTCGCCCCCTGGCTGGCCCCCTTCGACCCCGCAGCCTTGAACCTCGACCAGATACTCATGCCTCCTTCGGCGGAGCACCTCCTCGGTACCGACGAACTCGGCCGCGACGTGCTCTCCCGCCTGCTTTACGGCGCGCGCGTCTCTCTGTGGGTGGGCTTTGTGGCCGTGGGCATTTCCACCGCCATCGGCATTGTGCTGGGGCTTGCCTCAGGCTACTTCGGCGGCTGGACCGATGAACTCATCATGCGCGGTGTGGACGTGATGCTCTGCTTTCCGTCCTTCTTTCTCATTCTTGCCGTCATCGCCTTTCTGGAACCGAGCCTGACCAACATCATGGTGGTCATAGGACTTACCTCGTGGATGGGGGTGGCGCGTCTTGTGCGGGCCGAAACGCTTTCGCTGCGGGAACGGGACTTCATCGCCGCTTCCAGACTTGCCGGAGCCTCCTCCGTCCGCCTGCTGTTCGTGCATATTCTGCCCAATGCCCTCGCCCCCGTGCTGGTTTCCGCCACGCTGGGCGTTGCCGGGGCCATCCTTGTAGAATCCTCCCTCAGCTTTCTGGGCCTCGGGGTACAGCCTCCCGACGCAAGCTGGGGCAACATGCTCATGGACGGCAAGAACACGCTGGAAATAGCCCCCTGGCTCTCTCTGTATCCCGGCCTTGCCATACTCGTCACCGTACTCGGCTACAATCTGCTCGGCGAAAGCCTGCGCGACATGCTGGACCCGAGGCTGAGGGAACGCTAG
- the lon gene encoding endopeptidase La — MSDTQKTLSAVPEDDKNNMLEQQEEDSPAKARDNGHDGGGEERDGNASGETDDQAPAIPSVLPVLPLRDSVVFNSMIVPLFEGREKAMDTVEFALNGNRYLLLCTQREGSTDEPGPEDLYSVGSVVMILRMIKMNDGQVKLLVQGLTRAHVEEFDSDGPILLARVRLLEETQSEVSDVELEAMLRSAREQSDRILHLRGLPSGEIMNVLNSVHEPGRLADIIAANMRLRIEEAQALLECLDPVERLRRVNEHLLREVEVATMQARIQSMAREGMDKAQRDYFLREQLKAIHKELGDGGDEEDENEALKKALDKAGLPPEARREADKQLRRLASMHGDSAEATVVRTYLDLLAELPWKKMSRDRLDIVKAAAILDEDHFGLEKVKDRILEFLSVRKLNPDSKGPVLCFVGPPGVGKTSLGRSIARALGRKFQRISLGGMRDEAEIRGHRRTYIGAMPGRIIQAIRQAGTRNPVIVLDEIDKLGNDFRGDPSSALLETLDPEQNSHFSDHYLNLEFDLSKVLFLCTANQLDTIPPALLDRLEIISLSGYTEQEKLSIARSYLIRRQVAENGLKEGDVVFRDNALARVIRGYTREAGLRALERQIGAICRKLARRKAEGEKPPFTVTPALVGKLLGAPRFLDEEKETELLPGVALGLAWTQAGGEVLHVEVSTMQGKGALLLTGQLGDVMKESAQAAVTYARSHAEELGIDPEFSQKLDIHIHVPAGATPKDGPSAGVTLVSALVSALTGRSVRGDTCMTGEITLRGRVLPVGGIKEKILGAVARGLKRAVIPAQNAKDLEEIPADLRRRMEIHTVDTIDELLGLVMEEKKTA; from the coding sequence ATGAGCGATACGCAAAAGACGCTTTCCGCAGTGCCGGAAGACGACAAGAACAATATGCTGGAACAACAAGAGGAAGATTCCCCCGCGAAGGCCCGCGACAACGGGCATGACGGCGGCGGAGAAGAGCGGGACGGAAACGCCTCCGGCGAGACCGACGACCAGGCTCCCGCCATTCCCTCCGTATTGCCCGTACTGCCCCTGCGCGACAGCGTGGTGTTCAATTCCATGATCGTGCCTCTGTTTGAAGGCCGTGAAAAGGCCATGGACACCGTGGAATTCGCCCTGAACGGAAACAGGTATCTTCTGCTCTGCACCCAGCGCGAAGGCTCCACCGACGAACCCGGCCCGGAAGATCTGTATTCCGTGGGTTCCGTGGTCATGATTCTGCGCATGATCAAGATGAACGACGGGCAGGTCAAACTGCTGGTGCAGGGCCTTACGCGCGCCCATGTGGAGGAGTTCGACAGCGACGGCCCCATACTCCTGGCCCGCGTGCGCCTGCTGGAAGAGACGCAGAGCGAGGTTTCCGATGTGGAGCTTGAGGCCATGCTGCGTTCCGCAAGGGAGCAGAGCGACAGAATACTGCATCTGCGCGGGCTTCCTTCCGGCGAAATCATGAATGTTCTCAACTCCGTGCATGAGCCGGGCCGTCTGGCCGACATCATTGCCGCCAATATGCGACTGCGCATTGAGGAGGCTCAGGCTCTTCTGGAATGTCTCGATCCCGTGGAGCGCCTGCGCCGGGTGAACGAGCACCTTCTGCGCGAGGTGGAGGTCGCCACCATGCAGGCGCGCATCCAGAGCATGGCGCGCGAGGGCATGGACAAGGCGCAGAGAGATTATTTCCTGCGCGAGCAGCTCAAGGCGATTCATAAGGAACTCGGCGACGGCGGCGATGAGGAGGACGAGAACGAAGCCCTGAAAAAGGCGCTGGACAAGGCCGGCCTTCCGCCCGAAGCCCGGCGTGAGGCCGACAAGCAGCTGCGCCGTCTCGCCTCCATGCACGGCGATTCCGCAGAAGCCACCGTGGTGCGCACCTACCTTGATCTGCTGGCGGAACTGCCGTGGAAGAAGATGTCCCGCGACCGGCTCGACATCGTGAAGGCTGCCGCCATTCTCGATGAAGATCATTTCGGCCTTGAAAAGGTCAAGGACAGGATTCTTGAATTCTTGAGCGTGCGCAAGCTGAACCCCGATTCCAAGGGGCCTGTGCTGTGTTTCGTGGGGCCTCCTGGCGTGGGCAAGACATCTCTCGGGCGTTCCATCGCCCGTGCGCTCGGCCGCAAGTTCCAGCGTATTTCCCTGGGCGGTATGCGCGACGAAGCGGAAATACGCGGGCACCGGCGTACCTACATCGGCGCCATGCCCGGGCGCATCATTCAGGCCATACGGCAGGCGGGCACGCGCAATCCCGTCATCGTGCTGGATGAAATCGACAAACTCGGCAACGACTTCCGGGGCGATCCTTCTTCCGCGCTTCTGGAAACGCTGGACCCGGAACAGAATTCCCATTTCAGCGATCATTATCTGAATCTGGAATTCGACCTTTCCAAGGTGCTCTTTCTGTGTACGGCCAATCAGCTCGACACCATTCCTCCGGCACTGCTGGACCGGCTGGAGATCATTTCCCTTTCCGGCTATACGGAGCAGGAAAAGCTCTCCATCGCCCGCAGCTATCTCATACGGAGACAGGTGGCGGAAAACGGCCTGAAGGAAGGGGACGTGGTGTTCCGGGACAATGCCCTGGCCCGCGTGATCCGCGGATATACGCGTGAAGCCGGTCTGCGCGCTCTGGAGCGCCAGATAGGCGCCATCTGCCGCAAGCTTGCACGGCGCAAGGCGGAAGGGGAGAAGCCCCCGTTTACCGTGACGCCCGCGCTGGTGGGGAAACTTCTGGGCGCGCCGCGTTTCCTTGACGAGGAAAAGGAAACGGAGCTTCTGCCCGGAGTGGCTCTGGGCCTTGCCTGGACTCAGGCCGGAGGCGAAGTGCTCCATGTCGAGGTGAGCACCATGCAGGGCAAGGGGGCGCTGCTGCTTACCGGGCAGCTCGGCGATGTGATGAAGGAAAGCGCGCAGGCCGCCGTGACCTACGCCCGTTCCCATGCGGAAGAGCTGGGCATCGATCCCGAGTTTTCCCAGAAACTGGACATTCATATCCATGTGCCTGCAGGCGCTACGCCCAAGGACGGGCCTTCCGCCGGTGTGACGCTGGTTTCCGCCCTGGTTTCCGCGCTTACCGGAAGATCCGTGCGCGGCGATACCTGCATGACCGGGGAAATCACGCTGCGAGGCAGGGTGCTGCCCGTGGGCGGCATCAAGGAAAAAATACTCGGTGCGGTGGCCAGAGGTCTGAAGAGGGCCGTCATTCCTGCACAGAATGCCAAGGATCTGGAAGAGATTCCGGCGGACCTGAGGCGCAGGATGGAAATCCATACCGTGGATACCATTGATGAGCTGCTCGGACTGGTGATGGAAGAGAAAAAGACCGCATGA
- a CDS encoding ABC transporter permease encodes MKNTPISGGTSRWKALAVRAARKTLWMLLVLWGITLVSFFVIHLAPGTPTDMQTSLNPLAGDMVRERLNALYGLDRPLWEQYVDWLSRLIRLDFGISLSSDARPVMEKIMERLPLTVGMNVISLLLTLLVSIPIGIVSAVKRGSLLDRALTVLVFLGFAMPSFWLAMLLMLYFGIDLGWLPLSGLTSLDYAQLSPLGKVLDIAKHLTLPILVGLVGSIAGTSRFLRSSMLEVLRQDYMTTARAKGLPARLVIGRHALRNALLPVITMLGLSVPGLIGGSVIIETIFALPGLGQLFYAAVMARDYPLIMGNLVLGAVLTLLGNMLADAGYSLADPRIRATAKQGGKA; translated from the coding sequence ATGAAGAACACCCCGATTTCAGGCGGAACCTCACGCTGGAAGGCTCTGGCCGTCCGCGCCGCCCGCAAAACGCTGTGGATGCTGCTTGTGCTGTGGGGCATCACGCTGGTGAGCTTCTTCGTCATCCATCTTGCTCCGGGCACGCCCACCGACATGCAGACCAGCCTGAACCCGCTGGCGGGCGATATGGTGCGCGAACGCCTGAACGCGCTGTACGGACTGGACCGGCCGCTCTGGGAACAGTATGTGGACTGGCTGAGCCGTCTCATCCGGCTCGACTTCGGCATTTCCCTTTCCAGCGATGCGCGCCCGGTTATGGAAAAAATCATGGAACGCCTGCCCCTTACCGTGGGCATGAACGTGATTTCCCTGCTGCTCACCCTGCTTGTTTCCATTCCCATCGGCATCGTCTCGGCGGTGAAGCGCGGTTCTCTGCTCGACAGGGCGCTCACCGTGCTCGTTTTTCTGGGCTTTGCCATGCCCAGCTTCTGGCTGGCCATGCTGCTCATGCTCTACTTCGGCATTGATCTCGGCTGGCTGCCCCTTTCCGGCCTCACCTCTCTCGATTACGCGCAGCTTTCCCCTCTGGGTAAGGTGCTGGACATAGCAAAGCACCTCACCCTGCCCATTCTTGTGGGCCTTGTGGGCAGCATTGCGGGAACGTCGCGCTTTCTGCGTTCCTCCATGCTGGAAGTGCTGCGTCAGGACTATATGACCACGGCCCGCGCCAAGGGCCTGCCCGCAAGGCTGGTCATAGGCCGCCACGCCCTGCGCAACGCTCTTCTGCCCGTCATCACCATGCTCGGGCTTTCCGTTCCGGGACTCATCGGCGGCAGCGTCATCATTGAAACCATCTTCGCCCTTCCGGGGCTCGGCCAGCTCTTCTATGCCGCCGTCATGGCGCGCGACTATCCCCTCATCATGGGGAACCTCGTTCTCGGCGCCGTGCTTACCCTGCTCGGCAACATGCTGGCCGACGCGGGCTACAGCCTGGCCGATCCGCGCATCCGGGCCACGGCAAAACAGGGGGGCAAGGCATGA
- a CDS encoding cell envelope biogenesis protein OmpA yields MKKIPVIVLIGALAFGFTGCTNMTRTQQGALAGSAGIELIGGGISALTGGSGTTGALIGGGLGALAGGIYGNQQERNHDDRHW; encoded by the coding sequence ATGAAGAAAATCCCCGTTATTGTTCTGATCGGCGCCCTGGCCTTCGGCTTTACGGGCTGCACCAACATGACAAGGACGCAGCAGGGCGCGCTGGCCGGGTCAGCCGGCATCGAGCTGATCGGCGGCGGCATCAGCGCACTGACAGGCGGCAGCGGCACCACCGGCGCGCTTATCGGCGGCGGCCTCGGCGCTCTGGCGGGCGGTATTTACGGCAATCAGCAGGAACGGAATCATGACGACCGCCACTGGTGA
- a CDS encoding recombination-associated protein RdgC, producing MSFLKASTSFTRFRIIDDVPADLWPAIPEKLRQFAFLDIDDIAEERAFGWTNFDDMLDTEWKLSPPEKADYLTFSLRLDTRRIPPAVLRKHTRIALREEEARIKELGKKFIPRDRKKEIGEQVKLRLMGRFLPIPAEFQVVWNTRTGRVYFASTQTKMIELFLDLFTRCFDLRLEQLVPCALALSLLGEQCSDKLDAVEGTRFIQGE from the coding sequence ATGAGTTTTCTCAAAGCAAGCACCAGCTTCACACGCTTTCGCATCATTGACGACGTCCCCGCCGACCTGTGGCCCGCCATTCCCGAAAAGCTCCGTCAGTTCGCCTTTCTGGACATCGACGACATTGCCGAGGAGCGCGCCTTCGGCTGGACCAATTTCGACGACATGCTCGATACGGAATGGAAGCTGAGCCCGCCGGAAAAAGCCGATTACCTGACCTTTTCCCTGCGGCTCGACACCCGGCGCATTCCCCCTGCCGTACTGCGCAAGCATACGCGCATAGCGCTCAGGGAAGAAGAAGCCCGCATCAAGGAACTGGGCAAGAAGTTCATTCCGCGCGACCGGAAAAAGGAAATCGGCGAACAGGTGAAGCTGCGCCTCATGGGGCGTTTCCTGCCCATTCCCGCAGAATTTCAGGTTGTGTGGAACACGCGTACGGGAAGAGTGTATTTCGCCTCTACGCAGACGAAGATGATCGAGCTTTTCCTCGACCTCTTCACCCGCTGCTTCGATCTGCGTCTTGAGCAGCTTGTTCCCTGCGCCCTGGCGCTTTCCCTGCTCGGCGAACAGTGTTCCGACAAGCTGGACGCCGTGGAAGGCACGCGGTTCATTCAGGGCGAGTAG
- a CDS encoding MFS transporter, protein MFDIQQNPSSLHLKSVIAALWTGNLFAPFLMSGVAAMLPSIGESLGASAVALSLVMVCYNLGQSISHMLSGRVADMFGVKRTLLVGVGCFCLFCACMGLAPAMGVLVPLRFAQGVAAATISCAVTTLSVTLAPANIRGQVISIVVSAVYLGLAIGPLACGGLSELFGWRLVFFIIASLSLVEWTLLRYVIPEMPREGARRSFDVKSAALGAGGLFCVTMGATCSFLHPAVVALLPAGLCLMAVFVRREWTAADPMLDLKLLAKVPGLPDGMAAVFINYGSFMGLSLFFSLYLQQILGLNAFHAGMVLMVQSLCQTVFSPLAGRLADKYHPGIVSTAGMAGCGVSILSLMLLGEHSPVWQVVVSQAVLGVGAAFFAAPNMAATLGNVPREEMSVASGLLGCLRTMGGLMSHIIMSCTIGLFMGDTAVTLESAGLFLHAMRYALLLFGSLNILGVILSLRALRHHR, encoded by the coding sequence ATGTTCGATATTCAGCAGAATCCTTCGTCGTTGCATTTAAAAAGTGTCATTGCCGCCCTCTGGACGGGAAATCTGTTCGCCCCCTTTCTCATGAGCGGCGTGGCCGCCATGCTGCCTTCCATAGGCGAGTCGCTGGGAGCTTCGGCCGTTGCGCTTTCTCTCGTGATGGTGTGCTATAATCTCGGCCAGTCCATTTCCCACATGTTGAGCGGCAGGGTTGCCGACATGTTCGGCGTCAAGCGTACGCTGCTTGTGGGAGTGGGGTGTTTCTGTCTGTTCTGCGCCTGCATGGGGCTTGCCCCCGCCATGGGGGTGCTTGTTCCCCTGCGTTTTGCCCAGGGTGTGGCCGCCGCAACCATTTCCTGCGCCGTCACCACGCTGAGTGTGACGCTGGCCCCCGCGAATATCCGGGGGCAGGTGATCAGCATCGTGGTATCGGCGGTGTACCTGGGGCTGGCCATAGGGCCTCTGGCCTGCGGCGGACTTTCGGAACTTTTCGGCTGGCGTCTGGTGTTCTTCATCATCGCTTCGCTCAGTCTGGTGGAGTGGACGCTATTGCGATACGTCATTCCCGAAATGCCCAGAGAAGGGGCGCGCCGTTCCTTCGACGTGAAAAGTGCAGCTCTCGGCGCAGGCGGGCTTTTCTGTGTGACCATGGGGGCGACCTGTTCCTTTCTGCACCCTGCGGTGGTCGCGCTGCTGCCCGCAGGGCTGTGCCTCATGGCCGTTTTCGTACGGAGAGAATGGACGGCGGCCGATCCCATGCTCGATTTGAAGCTGCTGGCCAAGGTCCCCGGCCTGCCCGACGGCATGGCGGCCGTGTTCATCAACTACGGTTCCTTCATGGGGCTTTCCCTCTTCTTTTCCCTGTATCTTCAGCAGATTCTGGGCCTCAACGCCTTTCATGCAGGCATGGTGCTCATGGTGCAGAGCCTGTGCCAGACCGTGTTTTCTCCGCTGGCCGGAAGGCTGGCCGACAAATATCACCCCGGCATTGTATCCACGGCGGGCATGGCGGGGTGCGGCGTGAGCATCCTGAGCCTCATGCTGCTCGGCGAACACAGTCCCGTATGGCAGGTGGTGGTCAGTCAGGCGGTGCTTGGCGTGGGGGCGGCCTTTTTTGCGGCCCCCAACATGGCGGCCACGCTGGGCAACGTGCCCAGAGAGGAAATGTCGGTGGCTTCCGGTCTGCTCGGCTGCCTCCGCACCATGGGGGGGCTGATGAGCCATATCATCATGTCCTGCACCATAGGTCTGTTCATGGGCGATACCGCCGTGACGCTGGAAAGCGCAGGTCTGTTTCTTCATGCCATGCGTTACGCGCTGCTGCTTTTCGGCTCCCTCAACATTCTGGGGGTGATTCTCAGTCTGCGCGCCCTGCGTCATCACCGGTAA
- the cadR gene encoding Cd(II)/Pb(II)-responsive transcriptional regulator gives MPLKIGELAKATGCQVVTIRYYEKEGLLPRPERTGSNYRLYGEEDVERLHFIRRCRLHGMNLAEIRDLLAFKDNPTVSCAWINDLVEKHIADVEEQIASLEHLKRHLEALRLSCGGDRGEGCGIIHSLNHGDPCPFCDSRQCRIAGHMGEPLHAHEEKEEKKQPESRKK, from the coding sequence ATGCCGCTGAAAATCGGAGAACTTGCCAAAGCTACGGGCTGCCAGGTCGTCACCATACGCTACTATGAAAAGGAAGGACTTCTTCCCCGGCCGGAACGCACGGGCTCCAATTACCGCCTGTACGGGGAGGAAGACGTGGAGCGGCTTCACTTCATCCGCCGCTGCCGACTCCACGGCATGAATCTGGCCGAAATACGCGATCTGCTCGCCTTCAAGGACAACCCCACGGTAAGCTGCGCGTGGATCAACGACCTGGTGGAAAAACACATTGCCGACGTCGAGGAACAGATAGCCTCCCTTGAGCACCTCAAAAGGCATCTGGAAGCGCTGCGCCTGAGCTGCGGGGGCGACCGGGGCGAGGGGTGCGGCATTATTCACAGCCTGAACCACGGTGATCCCTGCCCCTTCTGCGACTCCCGGCAATGCCGCATTGCCGGGCACATGGGCGAACCCTTGCATGCCCATGAAGAAAAGGAAGAAAAAAAGCAGCCCGAAAGCAGAAAAAAATAA
- a CDS encoding MBL fold metallo-hydrolase: MTFQQIRGATAIIDFKGSRFLIDPFFARKGTLPAVPSPCNNTPNPLVELPLPVKDIVAVDAVIVTHMHHFDHFDEAARDALDKELPVFTQDESEAGDMRAAGFKHVTALTPEGVEFCGVKLYRTSALHGAGEAAERNYAAIGLPSKACGVVFCAEGEKTFYLAGDTVWFQGVVDALATFRPEIVALNAAWAQFYDGTPILMGPEELAAVAASAPYAKLIATHMDAVNHARLDRAHLRDFIREHGFEERFLIPEDGESVQL; this comes from the coding sequence ATGACGTTTCAGCAGATACGCGGTGCAACCGCCATTATCGATTTCAAGGGCAGCCGTTTTCTCATTGATCCGTTCTTCGCCCGGAAGGGAACGCTTCCTGCCGTCCCCTCTCCGTGCAACAATACTCCCAATCCGCTGGTGGAGCTTCCTCTGCCCGTCAAGGATATTGTTGCCGTGGACGCCGTCATCGTCACGCACATGCACCATTTCGATCACTTTGACGAGGCGGCGCGCGATGCGCTCGATAAGGAGCTGCCCGTCTTCACGCAGGATGAGTCCGAGGCCGGGGATATGCGGGCCGCAGGCTTTAAGCATGTCACGGCGCTTACGCCCGAAGGCGTGGAGTTCTGCGGGGTGAAGCTGTACCGGACTTCGGCGCTGCACGGCGCCGGAGAGGCAGCGGAACGCAACTACGCGGCTATTGGTCTGCCCTCGAAGGCCTGCGGCGTGGTGTTCTGCGCGGAAGGGGAAAAAACATTCTACCTTGCGGGGGATACGGTGTGGTTTCAGGGGGTGGTTGACGCGCTGGCCACATTCCGGCCGGAAATCGTGGCGCTGAATGCGGCCTGGGCACAGTTTTACGACGGTACGCCCATACTCATGGGACCGGAGGAACTGGCCGCGGTGGCGGCTTCTGCTCCTTATGCGAAGCTCATCGCCACGCATATGGACGCCGTGAACCATGCAAGACTCGACAGAGCACATCTGCGCGACTTCATACGGGAACATGGGTTTGAGGAACGCTTTCTCATTCCCGAGGACGGGGAAAGCGTACAGCTTTGA